One stretch of Nitrososphaerales archaeon DNA includes these proteins:
- a CDS encoding proteasome assembly chaperone family protein, which translates to MSVEIKLTKTPKLRRPYLVCGLPGSGYVGKLAVDHLIRELKAELFAEVYSYYFPPQVLIKPDGSIDLIKNELYFWVNPIDSTDLILYTGDSQPISSEGDYELADKVLSLVKSFGTDTVFTFGAYITGSFTLRPKVYVTATSAELLKILEGQDVTITNEGTITGMNGLILGLAKLRGMKGLCLLGETSGYIIDARASKTILEVFTRILKLNVDMTALEERAKEMEAIIHSFEEKRYKPQERIDDKSRLGYIS; encoded by the coding sequence ATGAGTGTAGAGATTAAGTTAACCAAGACCCCTAAGTTACGAAGGCCATATTTGGTGTGCGGATTACCGGGTAGTGGTTATGTAGGAAAGCTGGCCGTTGACCATCTGATAAGGGAGTTGAAGGCGGAATTATTCGCCGAAGTCTATTCTTACTACTTCCCGCCACAAGTGTTAATTAAACCGGACGGTTCGATCGACTTAATCAAGAATGAACTGTACTTTTGGGTCAATCCGATAGATTCAACAGACCTGATCCTCTATACTGGAGATTCACAACCGATCTCGAGCGAAGGCGATTACGAACTGGCCGATAAAGTCCTTTCTCTAGTCAAAAGTTTTGGTACCGATACAGTATTCACATTCGGTGCTTACATTACAGGTAGTTTCACACTTCGTCCAAAGGTTTACGTGACGGCCACAAGTGCTGAGTTATTGAAGATCCTCGAAGGTCAAGATGTAACGATTACAAATGAAGGGACGATCACGGGCATGAATGGGCTAATACTCGGCCTTGCCAAATTACGTGGTATGAAGGGCCTATGCTTATTAGGTGAGACCTCAGGATATATAATAGATGCGAGGGCATCGAAGACGATTCTAGAGGTCTTTACGAGAATTTTAAAGTTAAATGTTGATATGACGGCCTTAGAAGAAAGGGCGAAAGAAATGGAGGCCATCATTCACTCATTCGAAGAGAAACGATACAAACCTCAGGAAAGGATCGATGATAAGTCCCGCTTAGGTTATATTAGTTGA
- a CDS encoding MarR family transcriptional regulator: MSITDLIPLMILSMIVMINILTLAYYLPRIREIVSEKKEASEILKDMLTELHNRLDAQERKIADQEIKIDLIEVKVNRFMKSSEYVKPSESISQDSEIKEIVKEIKQRLESLERPVTVASQPKSHHREREELTPTENEILKLLEGGAMTSQQIRMKIGKSREHTTRLMKKLFEKGYVRRIEDKKPYLYELVK, translated from the coding sequence ATGAGCATCACCGATTTGATCCCATTGATGATCTTAAGTATGATCGTAATGATCAATATATTAACCTTAGCCTATTATTTACCAAGGATTAGAGAGATTGTCTCAGAGAAGAAGGAAGCATCAGAAATCTTAAAGGATATGTTAACTGAACTTCATAATAGACTCGATGCTCAGGAACGTAAAATAGCAGATCAGGAGATCAAGATAGATTTAATTGAAGTAAAGGTTAATCGCTTTATGAAAAGTAGTGAATATGTGAAGCCTAGTGAATCTATATCACAAGATTCAGAAATTAAAGAGATTGTTAAAGAGATCAAACAACGATTAGAAAGTTTAGAGAGGCCCGTCACTGTTGCATCACAACCTAAATCACATCATAGAGAGAGGGAAGAGCTCACACCGACGGAAAATGAAATTTTAAAACTTTTAGAAGGTGGGGCGATGACATCCCAACAGATTCGAATGAAGATAGGTAAATCTAGAGAGCATACGACAAGGCTGATGAAAAAGTTATTTGAAAAGGGATATGTTCGAAGGATCGAGGATAAAAAGCCGTACCTATATGAGCTTGTAAAATAA
- a CDS encoding BlaI/MecI/CopY family transcriptional regulator translates to MRRRIKIEFEDGEGGKYKISIEGSLSREKVLKVMDLVDLLGGTEHEPVEIPSRDTLFTRIFHLLEKKFPLGSFTSTDLREAYEDEFNQPIKLSTISTYLSRLSEKGLLHRERTSIGWVYRRVRLKAT, encoded by the coding sequence TTGCGCCGACGTATAAAGATCGAGTTCGAGGATGGTGAGGGTGGGAAGTATAAAATCTCAATAGAGGGTTCACTATCCCGTGAAAAAGTGTTAAAGGTCATGGATCTCGTAGATTTACTCGGTGGGACTGAGCATGAGCCAGTCGAGATACCTTCACGTGATACGTTATTCACTAGAATCTTTCACCTTTTAGAGAAGAAATTTCCTTTGGGCTCATTCACATCTACAGATCTTCGCGAAGCTTATGAAGATGAATTTAATCAACCTATAAAACTCAGTACCATTTCTACATACCTTTCACGTCTATCGGAGAAAGGGCTCTTACACCGAGAAAGGACTTCGATCGGTTGGGTATACAGGCGGGTTAGATTGAAAGCTACCTGA
- a CDS encoding orc1/cdc6 family replication initiation protein yields the protein MESSSSKDILDEIFSKAIMGRTLFKNPEALRSDYVPDKLLFRERQITSVAEVLAPILHGSRCSNLFLYGKTGTGKTAVSKYVLKRLEEKALSIGVPVKFSYCNTRILGTEYRVLSEIARSIQLEIPFTGLALGEVFERILKRIDNSKLGVVIVLDEIDFLVKNFGDNLLYEFTRANERLEHGFITIVGISNDLKFKEFLDPRVLSSLSEEEVVFPPYTAEELKAILQDRAEVAFFKDAISTTAINLCAALAASEHGDARRALDLLRVAGEVAEREGASCVEEKHVRIAVQKIEQDRVVEVLRSLPLHDKLVLLAVAVSGPANSTGEVYQRYLALCRKIDLEPLTQRRVSGLLSGLDVLGLVSAATVSRGRYGRTKKISLLIPNQLIRDVFQEDPTVNALI from the coding sequence ATGGAAAGTTCATCATCCAAAGATATACTCGATGAAATCTTCTCAAAGGCTATCATGGGTAGAACATTATTCAAAAATCCAGAAGCTCTACGTAGTGACTACGTACCCGATAAACTCCTGTTTAGAGAAAGACAGATAACCTCTGTTGCCGAAGTATTGGCACCAATTCTTCACGGTTCACGTTGTTCCAACCTCTTTTTGTATGGGAAGACAGGTACTGGTAAGACGGCTGTATCTAAGTACGTTTTGAAGAGGTTAGAGGAGAAGGCTTTGAGCATAGGTGTTCCAGTCAAATTCTCCTACTGTAATACCCGTATCTTAGGTACCGAATATAGAGTTTTGAGTGAAATCGCCCGTAGCATACAATTGGAGATCCCTTTCACGGGCTTAGCTTTGGGAGAAGTATTCGAACGCATACTCAAAAGAATCGATAACTCTAAGCTGGGTGTTGTAATCGTACTCGATGAAATCGATTTTTTGGTGAAGAACTTCGGAGATAACTTACTCTATGAGTTTACTCGTGCCAATGAGAGGCTCGAACACGGCTTTATAACTATAGTAGGTATATCTAACGATTTAAAATTTAAAGAGTTCTTGGATCCTAGGGTCTTGAGTAGCTTAAGTGAAGAGGAGGTCGTCTTCCCTCCTTATACAGCTGAAGAACTTAAAGCTATACTTCAGGATAGAGCCGAAGTAGCCTTCTTTAAAGATGCGATCAGCACTACCGCGATCAATCTATGTGCTGCCTTGGCTGCATCGGAGCATGGTGACGCTCGAAGGGCGCTGGATCTTCTTAGAGTTGCAGGAGAAGTGGCAGAGCGTGAAGGAGCGTCATGTGTTGAAGAAAAGCATGTGAGGATCGCGGTTCAGAAGATCGAACAGGATAGGGTCGTGGAAGTTTTAAGATCACTACCTCTACACGATAAGTTAGTCCTATTAGCTGTAGCAGTATCAGGGCCAGCAAATTCTACTGGTGAGGTTTATCAACGATACCTCGCCCTATGCCGTAAAATCGACCTAGAACCACTAACCCAACGCCGTGTTAGTGGTCTGTTGAGCGGTTTAGATGTATTGGGTTTAGTATCGGCAGCTACCGTAAGTCGTGGGAGGTATGGGAGAACAAAGAAGATCTCTTTACTGATCCCTAATCAGTTGATTAGAGATGTCTTTCAAGAGGATCCTACAGTAAATGCATTGATTTAA
- the coaBC gene encoding bifunctional phosphopantothenoylcysteine decarboxylase/phosphopantothenate--cysteine ligase CoaBC: MVDDPSKDIVGKKSNRLRGKRIALCVTGSAAVMNSVELARELMRHGGDVFTIMTPAAQRLVHPNLLEWATGNPVVTELTGKMEHIRIAGDWEGKVDLILIAPCTANTISKIASGIDDTPVTTVVSCGIGSGIPIIIAPAMHESMYRNPVVRSNIERLKQLGVKFVEPLIEEKRAKMASVEEIVKAVLDQLCEKDMEGLRVLVTAGPTREYIDPVRVITNRSSGRMGIALTEEALRRGAQVSLIYGPGTVTPPRNVKLKRVESTQDLLDAVISELKTSKYELFIAAAAPSDFTVRERFENKLETRSIESLKIELKTTPKVINVVKKIQPDIFLVAFKAEYKIDEKELIERGRRLLNEAQADMVVVNDVGRPGVGFGEEDNEVYIIKKEGEVIHLPRASKFEIAKRILDTAIEEFKKRV, from the coding sequence ATGGTCGATGATCCGTCGAAGGACATCGTCGGTAAAAAGAGTAATAGGTTAAGAGGTAAGCGCATCGCTTTATGTGTAACTGGAAGTGCGGCTGTGATGAATAGTGTTGAGTTAGCAAGAGAACTGATGAGGCATGGTGGTGATGTATTTACTATAATGACACCCGCCGCTCAACGATTGGTACACCCGAATCTGTTAGAATGGGCGACTGGAAATCCTGTAGTAACCGAATTGACTGGGAAGATGGAACATATTCGTATCGCTGGCGATTGGGAAGGTAAAGTAGATCTGATACTTATCGCCCCTTGTACAGCCAACACCATAAGTAAGATCGCTTCAGGGATTGATGATACACCAGTGACCACCGTAGTATCTTGTGGTATAGGATCGGGCATACCGATCATCATCGCTCCCGCCATGCATGAGAGTATGTATAGAAATCCCGTGGTAAGGAGCAATATTGAACGGTTAAAGCAGCTCGGTGTAAAATTTGTAGAACCTCTTATCGAGGAGAAGAGGGCGAAGATGGCATCGGTAGAAGAAATCGTGAAGGCTGTACTCGATCAGTTATGTGAAAAAGATATGGAGGGTTTAAGGGTCTTGGTTACAGCGGGACCTACTCGTGAATATATCGATCCCGTTCGCGTAATAACGAATCGAAGCTCTGGTAGGATGGGTATTGCATTGACAGAAGAAGCGTTAAGAAGGGGTGCACAGGTGAGTCTCATTTACGGTCCAGGGACGGTAACTCCGCCACGTAATGTAAAATTAAAGAGGGTCGAGAGTACTCAAGATTTACTCGATGCAGTAATCTCAGAATTAAAGACCTCAAAGTACGAGTTATTCATCGCTGCTGCAGCTCCATCAGATTTTACAGTTAGAGAAAGGTTTGAGAATAAGTTGGAAACTCGCTCTATTGAAAGTTTGAAGATCGAGTTGAAGACTACGCCAAAGGTGATAAACGTAGTTAAAAAGATTCAACCCGACATATTCCTCGTAGCCTTCAAAGCGGAGTATAAGATAGATGAGAAAGAATTGATCGAGAGGGGTAGAAGATTGTTGAATGAAGCTCAGGCGGATATGGTCGTTGTAAATGACGTGGGGAGACCGGGCGTGGGTTTCGGTGAGGAAGATAATGAAGTATACATTATTAAAAAGGAAGGGGAGGTTATTCATTTACCACGTGCATCAAAATTTGAAATAGCTAAAAGAATATTAGATACAGCCATTGAGGAGTTCAAAAAGAGAGTTTGA
- a CDS encoding geranylgeranylglyceryl/heptaprenylglyceryl phosphate synthase, with product MNIGPVEERLRREISEYGTICLALLDFEDLPPKKAGTIANSAEKCGVSGILIGGSTAADQLELNSVIEAVKMSVKLPVILFPGNPLTVSPKADAILFSSLLNSDNPYFISQAQALGALLVKKYGLEAIPMGYVVIGDGGAIGFIGRARGIPPSKPNLAAMYALAAQYMGMRFVYLEAGSGVTSHISPSVVSAVRKVFNGVIIAGGGIKRVEDAVEVAKAGADIIVLGTLLEEEGFESTLKEIVKSIRKCK from the coding sequence TTGAATATAGGCCCTGTGGAAGAGAGGTTGAGAAGAGAGATCAGTGAGTACGGAACGATCTGCCTAGCCCTGTTAGACTTTGAAGATCTACCACCCAAGAAGGCTGGAACGATAGCAAATTCGGCTGAAAAGTGTGGTGTTTCAGGTATATTGATAGGCGGATCAACGGCTGCCGATCAACTCGAATTAAACTCGGTCATCGAGGCAGTAAAGATGTCGGTAAAGCTCCCTGTAATTCTCTTCCCTGGAAACCCGCTCACGGTCTCTCCAAAAGCCGATGCTATACTATTCAGCTCACTTTTAAATTCTGATAACCCTTACTTTATCAGCCAAGCACAAGCTCTCGGTGCCTTATTGGTTAAGAAGTATGGCCTCGAAGCGATACCTATGGGCTACGTTGTAATAGGTGATGGGGGTGCGATCGGTTTCATCGGTAGAGCGAGGGGAATTCCACCATCTAAACCAAATTTAGCAGCTATGTACGCATTAGCAGCTCAGTACATGGGTATGAGGTTCGTATATTTGGAGGCTGGCTCTGGTGTGACGTCACATATATCACCATCTGTAGTTTCAGCCGTTCGAAAGGTTTTTAATGGTGTTATCATCGCTGGTGGAGGGATCAAACGTGTAGAAGATGCTGTAGAAGTGGCCAAAGCAGGGGCAGATATCATCGTCTTAGGAACGTTGCTCGAAGAAGAGGGTTTCGAATCTACACTTAAGGAAATTGTAAAAAGTATCAGAAAGTGCAAATAA
- a CDS encoding DNA-directed DNA polymerase II small subunit, translating into MSNQIVEAINEALSNGYQIHPDALMLLETVKERVSLVDLVTKVIEAKKKVGDQQLLLLKKDFEEMLPEYLRECGGVRVEEVEPEIEIVKDISEKVSPPLEELEGLQRLFESRFNKLYSIVKKRPDSHQIRRIESINKGDGASYKVAGLVLERKIKRTHIELTIDDKSGKATILVKDPSVIKQAMSIVLDQFVVVDVDSTEKGVLFAKSIYSPDIPDRPPNLSKKVVYVILMSDLHIGSKMFLYEAFERFILWLTQYCKEDYIAGRIKYLILGGDVVDGVGVYPNQEDDLEELNIYQQYRRAAQLLSKIPKNIQIFIIPGNHDPTRQALPQPAIPRKYAEPLYQQENITMLGNPSQIRLHGVNILIYHGRSLDDIVATTPNLTFSKPASAMKILLKARHLAPLYGGRTPIALEKEDYLVIEEVPDIFHAGHVHTVDIDRYKNTLIVNSGAWQAQTKYQANMGVTPTPGLLPVVNLATLDMLMKDFTKQDYFTFPG; encoded by the coding sequence ATGTCAAACCAGATTGTAGAAGCTATAAATGAAGCCCTCTCAAATGGTTATCAAATACACCCGGATGCATTGATGCTTTTAGAGACGGTTAAAGAGAGGGTAAGCCTCGTAGATCTGGTAACGAAGGTTATAGAGGCTAAGAAGAAGGTTGGAGACCAGCAACTGCTATTATTAAAGAAGGATTTTGAAGAAATGTTACCAGAATACTTAAGGGAGTGTGGAGGGGTTAGAGTAGAGGAAGTCGAACCGGAGATCGAGATCGTAAAGGATATAAGTGAAAAGGTTTCGCCTCCCCTCGAAGAATTAGAAGGGTTACAGAGGCTCTTTGAAAGTAGATTTAACAAGCTCTATTCGATAGTGAAGAAGAGGCCCGATTCACATCAAATTCGAAGGATCGAATCGATAAATAAAGGTGATGGAGCATCGTATAAAGTTGCAGGTTTAGTATTGGAGAGGAAGATTAAAAGAACTCATATAGAGTTAACGATCGATGATAAAAGTGGAAAGGCTACAATACTGGTGAAGGATCCTTCTGTGATAAAGCAGGCGATGAGTATCGTTCTTGATCAATTTGTAGTGGTAGATGTGGATTCGACAGAGAAGGGAGTTTTATTCGCAAAATCCATATACTCTCCCGATATACCCGATCGGCCACCGAATCTATCGAAGAAGGTCGTATATGTGATACTCATGTCAGACCTCCACATTGGAAGTAAGATGTTTCTCTACGAGGCTTTTGAAAGGTTCATCCTTTGGCTCACTCAGTATTGTAAGGAGGATTACATTGCAGGGAGGATTAAGTATCTGATTTTGGGCGGGGACGTTGTCGATGGTGTCGGTGTATATCCAAATCAGGAGGATGATTTGGAAGAACTTAATATTTATCAGCAGTACAGAAGGGCAGCTCAATTGTTAAGTAAAATACCGAAGAATATTCAAATATTCATTATACCTGGTAATCATGATCCAACGAGACAGGCATTGCCCCAACCAGCGATACCGAGAAAGTATGCGGAACCTCTCTATCAACAAGAGAATATCACGATGCTAGGAAATCCTTCGCAGATCCGCTTACATGGGGTTAATATACTGATTTACCACGGTAGGAGTTTAGACGATATAGTTGCAACGACACCAAACCTCACCTTCTCGAAACCCGCTTCCGCCATGAAGATCCTTTTAAAGGCGAGGCATTTAGCACCTCTCTACGGCGGTAGAACACCGATAGCTTTAGAGAAGGAAGATTATCTTGTCATCGAAGAAGTTCCAGATATATTCCACGCTGGCCATGTGCATACGGTAGATATAGATAGATACAAAAACACTTTAATCGTCAATTCTGGCGCATGGCAAGCGCAGACAAAGTATCAGGCGAATATGGGAGTTACACCGACGCCCGGTTTACTCCCCGTAGTCAATCTGGCCACATTGGATATGCTGATGAAGGATTTCACAAAACAAGATTATTTTACTTTTCCAGGTTAA